The following coding sequences are from one Desulfofundulus luciae window:
- the secG gene encoding preprotein translocase subunit SecG, translated as MLKGVLIAFHVLLSIALIATVLLQSGRSAGLSGAIAGGAEVLFGKKKGLDEFFSKLTTVVAVLFAITSLVLGLWI; from the coding sequence GTGTTAAAAGGCGTTTTAATAGCCTTTCACGTTCTCTTAAGCATTGCTCTCATTGCCACAGTGCTTTTGCAGTCGGGAAGAAGTGCCGGGCTCTCCGGGGCCATAGCCGGGGGAGCGGAGGTTTTGTTCGGTAAAAAGAAAGGGTTGGACGAATTTTTCAGCAAACTGACTACGGTAGTGGCGGTGTTATTTGCCATTACATCACTGGTTTTGGGCTTATGGATATAA
- a CDS encoding sodium-translocating pyrophosphatase, which produces MVQSWVTYSGIVAAIIGILFAGYLASWVLSRPAGSQRMQEISAAIQEGAMAYLNRQYKTIALVGVIVALIILFGLNYWTAVGFVIGAVFSGLCGYIGMYVTTRGNTRVAEAAKSGIGYALQVAFRGGAVTGMMCVSLALLGVSAMYVIFKDPVALVGLGFGGSLISVFARLGGGIYTKSADVGADLVGKVEAGIPEDDPRNPAVIADNVGDNVGDCAGMAADLFETYAVTAVGAMLLGFLIFKDQPQYVVYPMVLGAVAIIASIIGTFFVRMGGGTNIMGALYKGLWASAILALIGFWFVTGAVLGSTAFFWPALIGVVVTVAIVYITDYYTSKSFRPVKSIAEASQSGHATNIITGISVAMEAGVLPAIVIIAGILISYLIGGGGAEGLYAIGIASMAMLSMTGIIVAIDSYGPITDNAGGIAEMAELPEEVRNITDPLDAVGNTTKAVTKGYAIGSAGLAAIVLFADYTHHLADFVPSEKLTFSIHNPWVLAGLFIGAALPYLFSSLAIGAVGRAAYEVVNEVRRQFREIKGIMEGKAKPEYGRCVDIVTRRALKEMILPGLIPVLSPVIVGLLLGRDALGGMLMGTIISGLFLAIFQTSGGGAWDNAKKYIEEGMYGGKGTPTHAAAVTGDTVGDPLKDTAGPAINPMIKIVNIVALLIIPLIANIAR; this is translated from the coding sequence TTGGTACAGTCGTGGGTGACCTATTCCGGGATAGTGGCTGCCATTATCGGGATCCTGTTTGCAGGTTATCTGGCCTCATGGGTACTTAGTCGTCCAGCCGGTTCCCAGCGCATGCAGGAAATTTCGGCGGCCATTCAGGAAGGGGCTATGGCCTATCTCAACCGGCAGTATAAGACCATAGCCCTGGTTGGTGTGATAGTAGCCCTGATTATCCTGTTCGGCCTTAACTACTGGACAGCAGTCGGCTTTGTCATCGGTGCTGTTTTCTCCGGTTTGTGCGGTTATATCGGCATGTACGTGACCACCCGGGGCAATACCCGTGTGGCGGAAGCGGCCAAGTCCGGCATCGGCTATGCCCTGCAGGTGGCTTTCCGGGGCGGCGCCGTGACGGGGATGATGTGTGTGAGCCTGGCCCTTTTGGGCGTATCGGCCATGTACGTCATTTTTAAGGACCCGGTGGCGCTGGTGGGCCTGGGCTTTGGCGGTTCGCTGATCAGCGTGTTTGCCCGTCTGGGCGGCGGCATTTACACCAAGAGTGCCGACGTCGGCGCCGACCTGGTGGGTAAGGTGGAAGCCGGCATTCCCGAAGACGACCCCCGGAACCCGGCGGTTATTGCCGACAACGTGGGTGACAACGTCGGTGACTGTGCCGGTATGGCTGCCGACCTCTTCGAGACCTATGCCGTGACTGCTGTCGGTGCCATGCTCCTCGGTTTCCTGATCTTCAAAGATCAACCCCAGTACGTGGTCTATCCCATGGTTCTGGGAGCAGTCGCAATCATTGCCTCCATTATCGGTACCTTCTTTGTCCGGATGGGCGGCGGTACCAACATCATGGGCGCCCTGTACAAGGGGCTCTGGGCTTCCGCCATCCTGGCCCTGATCGGCTTCTGGTTTGTCACCGGTGCCGTGCTGGGCTCCACTGCCTTCTTCTGGCCCGCTCTCATCGGCGTGGTCGTCACCGTAGCCATCGTGTACATTACCGACTACTATACATCCAAGAGTTTCCGCCCGGTGAAGTCCATTGCTGAAGCTTCCCAGTCCGGTCACGCCACCAACATCATTACCGGTATCTCTGTGGCTATGGAGGCCGGCGTTTTGCCTGCCATTGTAATCATAGCCGGTATTCTGATTTCCTACCTGATCGGCGGCGGCGGGGCGGAAGGGCTCTATGCCATCGGTATTGCTTCCATGGCCATGCTCTCCATGACCGGTATCATCGTGGCCATTGACTCCTACGGGCCCATTACCGATAATGCCGGCGGTATTGCCGAAATGGCCGAGCTGCCGGAAGAAGTGCGCAACATCACCGACCCGCTGGATGCCGTGGGCAACACCACCAAAGCGGTGACCAAGGGTTACGCCATTGGTTCTGCCGGCCTGGCGGCCATCGTGCTCTTTGCCGACTACACCCACCACCTGGCGGACTTTGTTCCCAGTGAGAAGCTCACCTTCTCCATCCACAACCCGTGGGTGCTGGCCGGCCTGTTCATCGGTGCTGCCCTGCCCTACCTGTTCTCCTCCCTGGCCATTGGTGCCGTGGGCCGGGCGGCCTACGAGGTGGTCAACGAGGTGCGGCGGCAGTTCCGGGAAATTAAGGGCATTATGGAGGGTAAGGCCAAGCCGGAATATGGCCGTTGCGTGGATATCGTCACCCGCCGTGCCCTGAAGGAAATGATCCTGCCCGGACTGATCCCCGTTCTCTCCCCAGTGATCGTAGGCCTGCTCCTGGGACGGGACGCCCTGGGCGGCATGCTGATGGGCACCATCATCAGCGGTCTCTTCCTGGCCATCTTCCAGACCTCCGGCGGCGGTGCCTGGGACAACGCCAAGAAGTACATTGAAGAGGGCATGTACGGCGGCAAGGGTACTCCCACCCATGCTGCGGCGGTAACCGGCGACACCGTCGGAGACCCGCTGAAGGATACGGCGGGACCGGCCATCAACCCGATGATCAAGATCGTGAATATCGTGGCGCTGCTGATCATCCCGTTGATTGCCAATATCGCCCGCTAG